The Thamnophis elegans isolate rThaEle1 chromosome Z, rThaEle1.pri, whole genome shotgun sequence DNA window GCTCTTGACACGCAAAGCAAAGATAATTATTTGGCCACAGTATTAGAAAACATGTTTGATGAAATCAAAGGTAACATTTCATCAGAAGAACTGATAACAATTCTAAAGCATTGTGATTAAAAAGTTATATAGGTTGCTTTGCTGCATCAGGATATGGCAGTTTAGAATCCCCAACAAGTTTTTCTTTGTCCTATAGAATGCTTGAAGATAATGCGAGATTATCTATTGGAAGATTGAAGCTCGTTCAAATATGGACCTTGCAGCATGACAATGACCCTACACATTCTAGTAAATCTACAAAATCTACTACTGGTTGAGAGAAAAAGGGAACTCTAGaacagaggtatcaaactcattgagggccgcatcagggttgtttaACCTTGGGGTGGCTgtgaccatggtgggtgtggccagttcaacatcattcatatcaggggcacctgtggaggccaagtgctaaggcaggacttccctcagagtctccctccctctcattataatcaccttccttccttccttccttccctccttccttccttcctcttttccttccctcttcattctttccctctttccttatttttccttccttgctatctttccttctttttctttgtcttttttctttccttttctcctttcttgtcccttcttggatgctcaaatgcaaaagaggaaacatttctccttttgttttgttttgcttttagtttgttttgctagccctctgctagTGAATATGGAGCCCGGGGAGGAAGCTGTTTTTGGCCGCGACAgcctcctgtagccctctgccaatgaaaacagagctccattttcaccggcaaaaggctgcaggaggctgtcgtggcTGAAAATGGGGCCAGGGGGCTATGTGCCCCTAACCCTAGTTTTGTTTTCTCTGGCAAAGGCACCatggccggtcctttgctgtttccagggtggtcctgtgggccggatctggccagCGGGCcttgacccctgctctagaaagcCCATATCTATATCCCACTGTGTTGGTGTGGGGTGATTTGAAATAGGTTGTGCAGCAAGAAACTCTCAAACATCACAAAGTTGGGGGAAAAATCTGGGAAGTGGGAAGAAGTCCCTCCCAGAATTTTTTCAGAGGTTTGCAGATAATTCTAAGCAATGCTCACTTGAGTGTTCTTTCCTTCCAGTTGAATAGAAAGAAATTTTTATTGAATAAATGATTGCAAACTCAGTTTTTCCTAggttatttttgtttcaattacATCATCTTTATATACTGTGTAAGTTAAAAAGATAAAATTCAATTAcctacatattttttaaaaaaatatattttcatgggTATACTTATTTTTTCATATGACTAACTCAAAAGTGTAAAAACAAGTCATTTTTGTGCACAGTATAATTAATAAAATAGGCCAATCTGAGCAGCATACACAAAAAGGATAGTTTACTATGGTTGTGCAGTGATCTGGcttcaaaggaaaaaatgcaagtaggtgTGCAAATTGTATCTGTGTAAACCACCTTTGGATCTTGTTTTCCCTTTTACAGATCCCAGCTGTATGGAATTCAGTTATTTCAGTAGAATAACCCATCTAATTGTATGCAAAGCTGTCATTACAGTGCATTTGTTGTTTTCTCCTCTCTTGTTTGCAAATagtaaatattttcatgaaaaccaTGATTTGCAAAACCTTCAAACTGGCATAAACCAAGCAAAATGACACAGGATTTCATCAGCAAAATGCACTAAAATTACATTTGGCATTAAAATACTTAGAGAACCCCCGTATAGTTTATTTAAAACAACACAAATGCCCTCCATTTTTATATCTTGTGGGTACAATAATACTTGCTAACCTGATTTTCAGAAGACTCTTTACAATTCCATAGCTATTTATTTAGATTCCTTCCACATTCATTGAAATTCACTCCTATTAGGGCTATACATGTTTGAAAATAATTTAGAATAACTGTTTCAGATTTCAGGTGAATACCTTTCTGCTGTTCATTAAAATGGCTTGATTTTCTTTGGGCTTTGGGAGGGGGCAGTGACCCAATAATTGTGTGCACAATTATCAGGCAAGTGAGAATTTTGACCATATCATCATTTTTATGCATAGTTCCACCTCCAAGCTGTATAAACTTGAATACTTAATGGATATAAGTATGTCAGGTGATGTGTATTTGTGTAATGAGAGGGTATGGCCTAATGAGATCAACACCCTATATCAATGTGTGCATAATTATTTGGCAGCTTTTTGGCACATTAATTGCCAAAAAATTGAGAAGAATCAAATGTGAATCTACCAGGAATCCAGTATCCTCCAGTTCTGTCATATTCCAGAACTACAACCTACCTGAAGTGCCCAGAAATTCAAGATGTTCAGTGCTCAGAGACATGGCCAAGGTAAGGAAAGCTGAAACCCAACCACTAGTGAACAAGATACATAAATTGAAATGGCAAGACTGGGccaagaaatatctgaagacaTTTTTCAAAGATTTCCTAAATTGATGAGATGGGAGTGACTTTTGATGGACCAGATCAATGGGCCCATGGCTGGATCAATAACAGGAACAGAGCTCCACTTAAACTCAGAGCCAGCAAGGTGAAGGTGGGATACTGGTGTGGATTGGTATTATTAAAGATGAGCTAGTTGGACCTTTTCAGGCTGAAGATGGACTCAAAATCAATTCCGAAATCTACTGCCAGTTTTAAAAAGATACTTTCTTCAAGGAGTGGTACATCTTTTAAGAAGACCATGGTTTTTATGCaggacaatggcactgaaaaagcttatgaccatttttcagactttcaattgttgcagcatccccaaggtcacatgatcaaaataccaatgcaactagcatgtatttatgatagctgCAATGTCCTGCTGTCATGTGATCCTCTTGTGTGacctccaacaagcaaaatcaatagggaagttAGATGTGTTTAATAACTGTTGctattttaacaactgcagtgactcaattagcaactgtggcaagaaaggtcataaaatagggcacaaTCCATTTAATCACTGTcttggttagcaacagaaattttgggctccattgtggtcatgtCAAGAACTATCTAtactagggatgtcaaactcaacgcCAGCGGGCTGAACCTGGCCCACAACAAGATCCGATCTGGCCCATGCAGCCATCCTGGAAAGTATAAAGGACTGGGCTGCATcttcgcgccccccccccccaatgcaatcCCAGCAGGTGGGCATGTGcacagatttagatttagatttagattgcttttatttataggccgcccttttccctgaggggactcagggcggcttacaacctatagggaggggatacacgtaatgacatatacagacaatacacaattaaaaatagaagcaacattcattcatcattcgggtggggacggatcccaatctttaaccccaggcctggcgggatagccagatcttaagggctgtgcggaaggtctggagggtggtgagggtacgaatctccacggggaggtcgttccaaagggtcggagctactactgaaaaggctctcctccgcgtagttgccagtcggcactggctggcagatggaactcggaggaggcctaatctgtgtgatctaataggtcgcgaggtggtaattggcaggaggcggtctctcaagtacccagatccactaccatgaagggctttatgggtggtaagtagcaccttgaagcacacccggagatcaacaggcagccagcgtagctcgcggaggataggtgttatgtgggcgaatcgaggagcacccacaatcacttgcgcggccgcattctggactagctgaagtcgccggatgctcttcaagggcagccccatgtagagcacattgcagtattccagcctagaggtcacaagggcacgagtgactgttgtgagagcctcccggttcaggtagggttgcaactggcacaccaggtgagcctgggcaaatgcccccctggtcacagccgacagatggtgatctaaggtcagctgtgggtccaggaggactcccaagttgcgaaccctgtctgaggggtataatatttggccccccagcctgagtgatggaacactagccaaattattgggagggaaacacaacagccactcggtcttctccgggttgagtacaagcttgttagtcctcatccagtccctaacggcttcaagaccccggttcatcacgtccaccgcttcactgagttggcacggggcggacaaatacaactgcgtatcgtccgtgtattggtggtatcttatcccgtgcctccgaatgatctcgcccaacggtttcatgtagatgttaaatagtaggggggacaggaccgacccctgtggcaccccatatgttaggggcctaggggtcgatctctgccccccaatcaacaccgactgcgacctgtccgagaggtaggaggagaaccactgcaaaacagtgcctcccacccacacctcccgcagtcgtcgcagaaggataccatggtcgatggtatcaaaagccgccgagaggtcaaggagaaccaagatggaggcatggcctccatccctggctctccagagatcatcggtcaatgcgaccaaagcggtttctgtgctgtaaccaggcctgaagccggactggaatgggtcaaggtaacttgacccaggaggcatgcacacatgtacaCAGCCCCAGTTCTTGGCCACTGCGTGCAGAGCAACTAAAGTAGTCTGTGGgattatggtaaaaaaaaaaagttcagaccTCCGCACAGCCTGCCTTGCTTTGTCTCCCCCAcctttttgttctttgtttttcacttcttcttctccttgctCACCGCCGTaatggagcaggaggctgagcAACGCATTGGTACAGTAGCCACACAGTGAGGTGGTGGGGCTGAGGATGAAGCAAGGCAGGGGGTGCAGAGCTGCCCCTGATGCCCCCCACTGGCTTATATGCGGGCCCCCATTGAAGCGCTGCCACTGCCGCCTCAAAAGAGAGGGAGACTAAGAGAGCATCTGATCAACTtctggtgtgtgtgagagagggggggaggggggaaggagggggggagagaaatccaaTCCAACCTCAGAGAGTTATACCAAGGGTGGTGGCAGTGTACTTCAGCCAGGGGACCAAAGCTTGTGTCAGTGGCGGGGCGGCAGGAGCCACCTGAGCAGTCATGATCCACCCTTCCCAACCAGCCAGCCCTGCCTGACCTACTCCCTGCTTGGCTAGTCAGCTGGCGCAAAGCCTTGCCGCTCTTCTACTCATCCTCCCCACTCAAGCGGTGGTGGGCTCTGCAGGACAACAGGATCTCTCATTTCTCCCGATGAGTTCTGGCAGGTTGGATATGGGTGTGAGGAacctggcccatggtgcctcctTGCTCAGTTGAAGACTTTGCTCCTGCCTTCAAACAGTAAGGCTGGTGCACACAAGTGAGCAGTGCACCTGGGCCAAGGGCAGCATTGGTTCCTATGCCCAGCTGATTCCATGACCGGCTCTGTTGTTTGAGTGCAAGAATGAAGCCTTCAACTGAGCAAGGCGGCATTGCAGAGCCAGGCTCCCCACACCTGCGTCTAGCCCACTGAAGCTCACTGCACCAGGGAAGGAATGAGACCTCATTGTTCCATGGAGCCCAATGCCACTTGAGCGGGGAGGACGATGAGTAGAAGAGCGACAAGGCTTTGCACCGGCTGGCTAGCAAGGCAAGAAGTAGGTTAGGCagtgctggctggctggggagggggatcatGGCTGCTCAGGTGGCTGGCATTGCCAGCAGCTTGGTGCCTCAACTTTGTCCAAGCTGAAGAAAATGGAGGCACAGCAGCAGGCTTGCCTTCAAATATCTCCAATTTGCACGCAAGCCTGCTCTGAGGGACAATAGGTTTCCAGTGGGAAAAACAGGACAAAGCAgaatggggaaaaatattttcctttgctaTATTTGCAGTCTCAATTAGACTATGGCAGGGTCCCTACAGGAGAGTCCCTTAAGGATTGTGTGTTACCTCTGTTCTTAAAAACTAAAGCTGTTACACAAAAAAACACATTTGACAATTTTGGTGTACTGTTGTCTGTGGACGTTCCCATGAAATGCAAGCATGGGATAAATTGAGCCTGGTTTGTTCTCAGTTTTTAAGTGGCCACAAACTATTAGCAAAAGTAGCATTTGATCACAAGACTAGAAGGCATCAATAAATGTTtcctcttttgcatttgagcatccaagaagggacagggaaagagaaagggaaagagggaagacaaagaaaaagaaggaaagaggggaagagagcaagggaggaaaaaagaggggaagaaagaagagaggggaaagagggaaggaagattatgagagggagagggagggaaatcctGCTTTAGCACTTGGCCTGTTGCCTCTTGCCATCCCCTTGTCCCCTCCTCCTGattctcctggtggtctcccatcttATTTCTAAAGACCCTTTGGTTACAAAGCCAGATCTCCTCGGAAGGAGGAGGAATGAGCCTCCAGCTGACCCACAGTCcgccccccatacacacacaccatgagCAACCTGGCCAAGGAGAGTGAGCACAGCAGTAGTGGAAACTGGCATGCTCCCCACCACAAACCTGAGGCAGtggaagctggccatgccccccccccaaccctgatacagccctcaatgaaaatgAGCTCAACACCTCCGATCAAGTTGTATAACATTTATACATACTTATACATGAGTAGGTGAAGCACAACAAAGTATATCTGCCCTAAGTTTCTTTCAGTTCAGTTGAGTCAAATGAATAAACTGTGGCTACATAAGATCAATATTTATATGAATTGCACTATTCTATTTCTAAAATTCCTTCAGCTATAAACGGTATAAATATTTGGAATCAGCTTAGTGCTTTAGTAAAGGTGTGGCAGAAGCTTCTTTGCTTTCTGTCAATGCCCTTGGTTGATGAATAAACACACTAAACTTTACCCCCTGATTTGCTGCTGCCCGAACAAAGCCACTGTTTGCTGTCATAGTGATGGCTTTTAAAGTATCTCCTGTCCCAAAGATGATCAGAGAACGGCTATTGATTTTAGAGCTAGGTACTAATCTTGAGGCACATTCAGAGAGTTGGTCTGGGACCACATGGATTCTATCCATAAGCAATGTGGCTCTATATTTTTCTCCAGGACCTCCTATAGTTTCTACAATAATCTGAAAATCTTTGATTGCCGTTTCGCAAGCAAACAATTCTTTGCCCTTCATGAATTCCTCCAATTGTGGGAGAACACTCTCACATCGTTCTTGTAAGGCCTGTTCAGTTAAAACTTTCTCTTTGAATATAAAGTAACAGCCTCCATAGCTTAAGGCTGAGATATATGTAATCATAGTAGTAATATCTAAATTAACCCTATTGCATGTATTTACTTTCAATGTTGTAGGAAATGCAACACTGGCTATTAAGATATCCCGATCTACTTTAGTCACTTGAAAGCATTCATCCCCATTGTCAGATTCATTAGAACTTAAACAGTGATCTTCTTTAAGGCAGTTCGTTGATGAGTTCACAGCAACAATATCTCCCCGCACAGATATACCCATCTCTTTTAGTCTTTCTGCCATTGGGCTGGACAAACCATTGTAGAAAGCAAAAATAATGTGTGGGCTGCAATATTGTACTAGTTGTTGACAGCTTGCTTGTAGGAAATCCTCTGCTTGTTTAATAATACTCTTGTCACCATACTGGCCCATGCCCAACCAAATGTTATGCAGAGCTTCAGCTTTTCGACCAACTGCTTTCACCCAAGTATGCCCATTATTTGCAACTACATCTACCACCAAATTTTGTTTTTCACCAAATGAATCCTTATAAGTAAAAACATGGAGAACCCCAACAATACCCTCCAAGTTCTCTGTTGAGTCAATGACAGCATGCAGATGAGTGAGATTTGTACTCTGCAGATGAGACTCTTTGATGCATAGTCTACCAGCTTCTACTTTCTGCAAGAATTTTAGTTCTGCCTTTAATTTACTGCAAAGTTTTGCTCCACCTTCTATGCCATGTTTTTGGGATCTGCAAAGAGCTTCTGCTCTTTTAATTAGCTCTTTAGCCAGGATAATTCTCTCAGCCAACAATGAATGTGCAGACATCTTG harbors:
- the CZH7orf25 gene encoding UPF0415 protein C7orf25 homolog, translated to MSAHSLLAERIILAKELIKRAEALCRSQKHGIEGGAKLCSKLKAELKFLQKVEAGRLCIKESHLQSTNLTHLHAVIDSTENLEGIVGVLHVFTYKDSFGEKQNLVVDVVANNGHTWVKAVGRKAEALHNIWLGMGQYGDKSIIKQAEDFLQASCQQLVQYCSPHIIFAFYNGLSSPMAERLKEMGISVRGDIVAVNSSTNCLKEDHCLSSNESDNGDECFQVTKVDRDILIASVAFPTTLKVNTCNRVNLDITTMITYISALSYGGCYFIFKEKVLTEQALQERCESVLPQLEEFMKGKELFACETAIKDFQIIVETIGGPGEKYRATLLMDRIHVVPDQLSECASRLVPSSKINSRSLIIFGTGDTLKAITMTANSGFVRAAANQGVKFSVFIHQPRALTESKEASATPLLKH